One stretch of Verrucomicrobiia bacterium DNA includes these proteins:
- a CDS encoding ISNCY family transposase — MNPPFFNRWRDHLREALAKLPDRRRGTNKSYAMEDFGLSAFAVFFTQSPSFLAYQKAMRQARGCDNAQSLFGITRIPSDNQVRQMLDPVPPEALHPLFDRVLDALRDEGLLEDFHGVHQSTLIALDGTGYRSSAKVHGPCCSHLTPEKGPRIYFHTALTPVMVAPGRAEVFALRPEYIAPQDGHEKQDCEIAAAKRWLQANFELYRRHGPVTVLGDDIYAHQPFCRQVLLHDGHFLFTAKPSSHIALYRWIDDLQPGPDLRTLRMRVREKAETLTYTYRWTHGAPLAEGEDALKVNWFELRVTNPQGQTVYYNAWVTDWKIDETNVASLAASARARWKIENENNNTLKTKGYHLEHNFGHGKKHLAAVLTSLNLLAFLVHTALGWLDEPYRLLRARLPSRRTFFEHVRALTLYIHFPGWSELLDFMMRGLELGPYSKKA, encoded by the coding sequence ATGAACCCACCCTTCTTCAATCGGTGGCGGGATCACCTGCGCGAGGCACTGGCCAAGCTGCCAGACCGGCGTCGCGGCACCAACAAGTCCTACGCGATGGAGGACTTCGGCTTGAGCGCCTTCGCGGTCTTTTTCACCCAGTCGCCCTCCTTCCTCGCCTACCAGAAGGCGATGCGCCAGGCACGTGGCTGCGACAACGCCCAGAGCCTCTTCGGCATCACCCGTATTCCCAGCGACAACCAGGTCCGACAGATGCTCGATCCGGTCCCCCCTGAGGCGCTGCATCCGCTCTTCGACCGGGTCCTGGATGCCCTGCGGGACGAGGGATTGCTGGAGGACTTTCACGGGGTCCACCAGTCCACGCTCATCGCGCTGGACGGCACCGGCTACCGTTCTTCGGCGAAGGTCCACGGACCGTGTTGCTCGCACCTCACTCCCGAGAAGGGACCGCGGATCTATTTTCACACGGCCCTGACCCCGGTCATGGTGGCTCCCGGTCGCGCCGAAGTCTTCGCCTTGCGTCCCGAATACATCGCCCCCCAGGACGGCCACGAGAAGCAGGATTGCGAGATCGCCGCCGCCAAGCGCTGGCTCCAGGCCAACTTCGAACTCTACCGTCGCCACGGACCCGTCACGGTTCTGGGCGACGACATCTACGCCCATCAACCCTTCTGCCGCCAAGTCCTCCTCCACGACGGCCATTTCCTCTTCACCGCCAAGCCCTCGTCCCATATCGCCCTCTACCGCTGGATCGATGATCTCCAACCCGGACCGGACTTGCGCACCTTGCGGATGCGCGTTCGCGAGAAGGCCGAAACGCTCACCTACACCTACCGATGGACCCACGGCGCCCCTTTGGCCGAGGGGGAAGATGCTCTGAAGGTCAACTGGTTCGAGCTTCGCGTCACCAACCCCCAAGGCCAGACGGTCTACTACAATGCCTGGGTCACCGACTGGAAGATCGACGAAACCAACGTCGCCAGCCTGGCAGCCTCGGCACGGGCCCGTTGGAAGATCGAGAACGAGAACAACAACACCCTCAAGACCAAGGGCTATCATCTCGAGCACAACTTCGGTCACGGCAAGAAGCACCTGGCAGCGGTCCTCACCTCCTTGAACCTCCTGGCCTTCCTCGTGCATACCGCGCTGGGCTGGCTCGATGAGCCCTACAGGCTATTGCGCGCCAGGCTCCCCTCCCGCCGGACGTTCTTCGAACATGTCCGGGCCCTGACCCTCTACATCCACTTTCCCGGCTGGAGCGAACTCCTGGACTTCATGATGCGAGGCCTCGAACTGGGGCCGTACTCGAAAAAAGCCTGA
- a CDS encoding O-antigen ligase family protein yields MEPAPSLPDVGLPVASRRRSARRRRPSTRAPRALTLADQLTEGLILFLVVFTPWAFGTTQTWSIWTANAACHALGLILFAKLLLRHQSAYRPARWGDDLVVTDNSGEFQPPARRRPDPATAALAAITVALLAYVLVGLLNARADYDPATRSFQYLREVRTWLPTTYDRSASWFVFWQYLAWAAAFWAIRDWLLHRGPEERHSRAGPAWDDATGQWNIPARLRRLLWVLCLNAALLAAIAILQRADGTDKLLWILGSQRPREAGALFGPWAYRANAAQYFNLVWPVALAFWLWAQERASRAPHRQLGRLDGPQLVLLPCAIIAAVCPMISGSRGAAVVSALAGSLAIALVLLVSRRQISPTLRWLTAGGMLVAGLGAVIGGWSLIHSRLTRADDRFPTAIEVGPSDFTLLARVRLPEKPDGPWHPLASLSSSFRQSHAPHSLHLALNARGDFGAHLLGATPGDVNHLVAPRFLPRHAGREVLLSVTRDPEMRLAIDGVPIEAAAGTAGDAVGWNAYLATRYLFVSSPRVSEVALVHAALSPEELAAAAQVPLTTFQSNRVAHPARFRSDLLLTDVVVPDGVATEVLAPSAQPESRWRSIRREADPGLLGFGLRLAPPEPRLRGPLTMSFEAWNLGLNPLHLAVHLDGHPGGFVTLPPRLERSVSLPVRAPHGESPQAVEILLVDPEGDLLLDTPPDTQFLVRNLELAAQPAMVARTMGRSLRMLDLGDRLSGRHEYYENARRMALDHPLWGAGAGTFVSLYQLYLQPGQDWPGYLHNDWMETRLTLGPIGLGLVIAWLAALAWRSWRGPGLPTLRVVVALWWVALGGCLLHARFDFPFQIYSVVFLFLVLCAALTVITARPAR; encoded by the coding sequence GTGGAACCCGCCCCCTCCCTCCCGGATGTCGGCCTTCCCGTCGCATCCCGCCGCCGGTCCGCACGCCGGCGCCGTCCCTCCACCCGCGCACCTCGTGCCCTCACCCTGGCGGACCAACTGACCGAAGGCCTGATCCTCTTCCTCGTCGTCTTCACCCCCTGGGCCTTCGGCACCACCCAAACCTGGTCCATCTGGACCGCCAACGCCGCCTGCCATGCCCTGGGACTGATCCTCTTCGCCAAACTTCTCCTCCGTCACCAGTCCGCCTACCGGCCCGCCCGCTGGGGCGACGACCTCGTCGTTACCGACAACTCCGGCGAGTTTCAACCCCCCGCCCGACGGCGTCCCGACCCCGCCACCGCCGCCCTCGCCGCGATCACCGTCGCCCTCCTTGCATACGTTCTCGTCGGACTTCTCAACGCCCGGGCCGACTACGATCCGGCCACCCGCTCCTTCCAGTACCTCCGTGAGGTCCGGACCTGGCTGCCCACCACCTACGACCGCTCCGCCTCCTGGTTCGTCTTCTGGCAGTACCTCGCCTGGGCGGCCGCCTTCTGGGCGATCCGGGACTGGCTCCTCCATCGCGGTCCGGAGGAACGCCACAGTCGCGCCGGGCCCGCCTGGGATGACGCGACCGGTCAGTGGAACATCCCCGCCCGTCTGCGCCGCCTGCTCTGGGTCCTTTGCCTCAACGCGGCCCTGCTCGCGGCGATTGCCATCCTCCAACGCGCCGACGGCACCGACAAGCTGCTCTGGATCCTCGGTTCCCAGCGCCCCCGCGAGGCCGGCGCCCTCTTCGGTCCCTGGGCCTATCGCGCCAATGCCGCCCAGTACTTCAACCTCGTCTGGCCCGTGGCCCTCGCCTTCTGGCTCTGGGCGCAGGAACGTGCCTCCCGCGCCCCCCATCGCCAGCTCGGCCGTCTCGACGGACCCCAACTCGTCCTGCTCCCCTGCGCCATCATCGCCGCCGTCTGTCCCATGATTTCCGGAAGCCGCGGCGCCGCCGTGGTCAGTGCCCTCGCCGGTTCCCTCGCCATCGCCCTCGTCCTCCTCGTCTCCCGCCGCCAGATCTCCCCGACCCTCCGCTGGCTCACCGCCGGGGGCATGCTCGTCGCCGGCCTCGGCGCAGTCATCGGCGGTTGGTCCCTGATCCATTCCCGCCTCACCCGCGCCGACGACCGCTTCCCCACCGCCATCGAGGTTGGCCCGTCCGACTTCACCCTTCTCGCCCGGGTCCGTCTTCCCGAAAAACCCGACGGCCCCTGGCATCCCCTGGCCAGTCTTTCCAGCAGCTTCCGCCAGAGCCATGCTCCCCATTCCCTCCACCTCGCCCTCAATGCCCGTGGCGACTTCGGCGCCCACCTCCTCGGCGCCACCCCCGGCGACGTCAATCACCTCGTCGCCCCCCGGTTCCTCCCCCGGCACGCCGGCCGGGAAGTCCTCCTTTCCGTCACCCGCGATCCGGAAATGCGCCTGGCCATTGACGGCGTCCCGATCGAAGCCGCCGCCGGTACTGCCGGCGATGCCGTCGGTTGGAATGCCTACCTCGCCACCCGCTACCTCTTCGTCTCGTCCCCACGCGTTTCCGAGGTCGCCCTCGTCCATGCGGCGCTTTCCCCCGAAGAACTCGCCGCCGCCGCCCAGGTGCCGTTGACGACCTTCCAGTCCAATCGCGTCGCCCACCCCGCCCGCTTCCGGTCCGACCTGCTCCTCACCGATGTGGTGGTCCCCGACGGCGTCGCCACGGAAGTGCTCGCCCCGTCCGCCCAGCCCGAATCGCGCTGGCGCTCCATCCGGCGCGAGGCCGATCCGGGCCTCCTGGGCTTCGGACTGCGCCTCGCCCCCCCCGAACCCCGCCTCCGCGGGCCGCTGACGATGTCCTTCGAAGCCTGGAACCTCGGCCTCAATCCCCTCCACCTCGCGGTCCACCTCGACGGTCATCCCGGCGGGTTCGTCACCCTCCCGCCGCGCCTCGAACGATCCGTATCCCTCCCGGTCCGCGCCCCGCATGGCGAATCCCCCCAGGCCGTCGAGATCCTCCTGGTCGATCCTGAAGGCGACCTCCTCCTCGACACCCCGCCCGACACACAGTTCCTCGTCCGGAATCTCGAACTCGCCGCGCAACCGGCCATGGTCGCCCGCACCATGGGCCGCAGTCTCAGGATGCTGGACCTTGGGGACCGCCTCTCGGGCCGGCACGAGTATTACGAAAATGCCCGCCGCATGGCCCTTGACCATCCCCTCTGGGGCGCCGGCGCCGGCACTTTCGTATCCCTCTACCAACTCTACCTCCAGCCCGGACAGGACTGGCCCGGCTACCTCCACAACGACTGGATGGAGACCCGCCTCACCCTCGGCCCCATCGGGCTCGGCCTGGTGATCGCCTGGCTGGCCGCCCTCGCCTGGCGTTCCTGGCGCGGCCCCGGCCTGCCCACCCTTCGCGTTGTCGTGGCCCTTTGGTGGGTCGCCCTCGGCGGCTGCCTCCTCCATGCCCGATTCGACTTCCCCTTCCAGATCTACTCCGTCGTCTTCCTCTTCCTCGTCCTCTGCGCCGCCCTCACCGTCATCACCGCCCGGCCCGCCCGCTGA
- a CDS encoding M48 family metallopeptidase — translation MPALPAPSEPNPNPPDPPPEPVPVAIRFVRHPRARRYILRVDRQGVRVTIPRGGSEAFARQFVAARESWIRTHLARLAARLAPAQPWGPGTPVWYRGERHPLVADPTTLRLGDLFLPLPPPDTDWRSWVEAALRHLATIEFPPLVLAMAAHHQLAVRHVSVRAQRTRWGSCSRNGTVSLNWRLVQTPRPVRDYLIAHELAHLREMNHSPRFWRVVDRFFPGWHDSEAWLRRHGRDLLP, via the coding sequence GTGCCGGCCCTCCCCGCCCCGTCCGAACCCAACCCCAACCCGCCCGATCCACCACCGGAACCTGTCCCGGTCGCAATCCGCTTCGTCCGCCATCCCCGTGCCCGACGCTACATCCTCCGCGTGGACCGGCAGGGCGTGCGGGTCACCATCCCGCGCGGCGGGTCGGAAGCTTTCGCCCGGCAGTTCGTCGCCGCCCGCGAATCCTGGATCCGCACCCACCTTGCCCGCCTCGCCGCCCGCCTGGCCCCCGCGCAACCCTGGGGACCGGGAACTCCCGTCTGGTACCGCGGCGAACGCCACCCGCTCGTGGCCGATCCGACCACGCTTCGCCTCGGTGACCTCTTCCTTCCCCTCCCGCCCCCCGATACCGACTGGCGGTCCTGGGTGGAAGCCGCCCTCCGCCACCTCGCCACCATCGAGTTCCCACCCCTGGTCCTTGCCATGGCCGCCCACCATCAACTCGCCGTCCGTCACGTCAGCGTCCGGGCCCAGCGTACCCGCTGGGGATCCTGTTCCAGGAATGGAACGGTCTCCCTCAACTGGCGCCTCGTCCAAACCCCCCGCCCCGTCCGGGATTACCTGATCGCCCACGAACTCGCCCACCTGCGCGAGATGAACCATTCGCCCCGGTTCTGGCGCGTGGTGGACCGCTTCTTCCCCGGTTGGCACGACTCCGAAGCCTGGCTCCGCCGCCACGGCCGCGACCTCCTCCCCTGA
- the panC gene encoding pantoate--beta-alanine ligase, with protein MRTIHAPGAMQRLALRWKREGLRVGLVPTMGALHEGHLSLVQVARRRVGGAGKVVVSLYVNPTQFGPGEDLAAYPRDPGRDRALCRRAGVDVMFHPEDATMYPGRGTGGYSTYVVEESLSRGWEGASRPTHFRGVTTVVAKLFHLVLPDVAVFGAKDWQQAAVVRRMTKDLNFPVRLVVAPTRRERDGLAMSSRNRYLTAEQRERATVLWRAMGRARSRVRGEGTVGARELESGLRTWIEEESGGRVDYVGFMDPETLEPRDPVVPGTRLALAVRFGSTRLIDNGPL; from the coding sequence ATGCGAACGATCCATGCGCCGGGGGCGATGCAGCGGCTGGCTTTGCGGTGGAAGCGGGAGGGGCTCCGGGTGGGGTTGGTGCCGACCATGGGGGCCCTTCACGAGGGTCATCTGAGCCTGGTCCAGGTGGCGCGGCGGCGGGTGGGCGGGGCGGGGAAGGTCGTGGTGAGCCTGTATGTCAACCCGACGCAGTTTGGGCCGGGGGAGGACCTTGCCGCGTACCCGCGGGATCCGGGCCGGGACCGGGCGCTGTGTCGCCGGGCCGGGGTGGACGTGATGTTCCATCCGGAGGATGCGACGATGTATCCGGGTCGTGGGACGGGCGGGTACAGCACGTATGTGGTGGAGGAATCGCTCAGCCGCGGATGGGAGGGGGCGTCGCGCCCGACGCACTTCCGGGGGGTGACCACCGTGGTGGCGAAGTTGTTCCATCTGGTGCTGCCGGACGTGGCGGTGTTTGGGGCCAAGGACTGGCAGCAGGCGGCTGTGGTCAGGCGGATGACGAAGGATCTGAACTTTCCGGTGCGGCTTGTGGTGGCGCCGACCCGGAGGGAGCGGGACGGTCTGGCGATGAGTTCGCGCAACCGCTATCTGACGGCGGAGCAGCGGGAGCGGGCGACGGTGTTGTGGCGGGCGATGGGGCGGGCCCGGTCGCGGGTACGGGGGGAGGGGACGGTGGGGGCGCGGGAGTTGGAGAGCGGATTGCGAACGTGGATCGAGGAGGAGTCGGGCGGGCGGGTGGATTATGTCGGATTCATGGATCCGGAGACCTTGGAGCCACGAGACCCGGTGGTGCCGGGGACGCGCTTGGCGTTGGCGGTCCGGTTCGGCTCGACGCGATTGATCGACAACGGGCCATTGTGA
- a CDS encoding DUF3459 domain-containing protein yields the protein MTDPIHAHLEFLYGATAAPRLASRLETLMASYQSQIPASLQSANLAGLSERDAVLITYADQVREEGAAPLLTLAGFLERHVANLLSAVHLLPFYPWSSDDGFAVKDYLAVEPDYGTWNDIASIGRSFELMFDAVFNHLSAQSLWFDRFRQGDPAFANFFVTVRGHPDLSAVVRPRALPLLTEFDTEYGPQQVWTTFSADQVDLDVRHPDTLLALLEVLLFYVSCGARFIRLDAIAYLWKEIGTPCIHLPQTHRIIQLMRSILDRVAPRSLLITETNVPHADNLSYFGRGGDEAHLVYNFALPPLVVHAFRTGDASFLSRWAAELRVPSPDVTFFNFLASHDGIGLNPVRGILPPEAIEELVRGTLLRGGLISWKHNSDGSRAPYEMNINYLDALADPDRTETPGELARRLLTAHAILAALPGIPAIYFHSLFGSRGDRPAADSTGIPRRINRERFPLERLEAELATPGTLRALVFAGLGELLSVRRADPAFHPAASASILELDPRLFAIRRQAPNDRSVLCLHNVSDQAIDLPTGLAAGSIRYAAGATRLADTLHLEPHGTVWLGPEHPGSDL from the coding sequence ATGACCGACCCCATCCATGCCCACCTCGAGTTCCTCTACGGAGCCACCGCGGCGCCCCGCCTCGCATCCCGCCTCGAAACCCTCATGGCGTCCTACCAGTCCCAGATCCCCGCCTCCCTCCAGTCCGCCAACCTCGCCGGCCTGTCCGAACGCGACGCTGTCCTCATCACCTATGCCGATCAGGTTCGCGAAGAGGGTGCCGCCCCGCTCCTAACCCTCGCCGGCTTCCTCGAACGTCACGTCGCGAACCTCCTCAGCGCCGTTCACCTGCTTCCCTTCTATCCGTGGTCCTCCGACGACGGATTCGCCGTGAAGGACTACCTCGCCGTGGAACCCGACTACGGAACGTGGAACGACATCGCCAGCATCGGCCGCTCCTTCGAACTCATGTTCGATGCGGTCTTCAATCACCTCTCCGCCCAAAGCCTGTGGTTCGATCGCTTCCGCCAGGGCGATCCCGCCTTCGCCAACTTCTTCGTGACGGTTCGCGGCCATCCGGACCTTTCCGCCGTGGTCCGGCCCCGGGCCCTCCCGCTCCTCACCGAGTTCGATACCGAGTACGGGCCGCAGCAGGTCTGGACCACCTTCAGCGCCGACCAGGTGGACCTCGACGTTCGTCATCCCGATACCCTGCTGGCGCTGCTCGAAGTCCTCCTCTTCTACGTCAGTTGCGGTGCCCGCTTCATCCGCCTCGATGCCATCGCCTACCTGTGGAAGGAGATCGGGACCCCCTGCATCCACCTGCCGCAAACCCACCGCATCATCCAGTTGATGCGCTCCATCCTCGACCGCGTCGCCCCCCGCTCCCTGCTCATCACCGAAACCAATGTGCCCCATGCCGACAACCTCTCCTACTTCGGCCGGGGCGGCGACGAGGCCCACCTGGTGTACAACTTCGCCCTGCCCCCCCTCGTGGTTCACGCCTTTCGCACGGGCGATGCCTCCTTTCTCTCCCGCTGGGCCGCCGAACTCCGCGTGCCCTCCCCCGACGTGACCTTCTTCAACTTCCTCGCCTCCCACGACGGCATCGGACTCAACCCCGTGCGCGGCATTCTCCCCCCCGAAGCCATCGAGGAACTGGTCCGCGGCACCCTCCTCCGGGGCGGCCTCATCTCTTGGAAACACAACTCCGACGGGTCCCGCGCCCCCTACGAGATGAACATCAATTACCTCGATGCCCTCGCCGATCCCGACCGCACGGAAACCCCCGGCGAACTGGCCCGCCGCCTCCTCACCGCCCACGCCATTCTCGCCGCGCTCCCCGGCATCCCCGCGATCTACTTCCATTCCCTGTTTGGCTCCCGCGGCGATCGCCCCGCCGCCGATTCCACCGGCATCCCGCGCCGCATCAACCGGGAACGCTTCCCCCTGGAACGTCTCGAAGCCGAACTCGCCACCCCCGGCACCCTCCGCGCCCTCGTCTTCGCCGGACTGGGAGAACTCCTCTCCGTGCGCCGTGCCGATCCGGCGTTCCATCCCGCCGCCTCCGCTTCGATCCTCGAACTCGATCCCCGCCTCTTCGCCATCCGTCGCCAGGCCCCCAACGATCGCTCCGTCCTCTGCCTCCACAACGTCAGCGACCAGGCCATCGATCTGCCCACCGGCCTCGCCGCCGGCTCCATCCGCTACGCCGCCGGCGCCACCCGACTTGCCGACACCCTCCATCTCGAACCCCACGGAACCGTATGGCTCGGCCCGGAACACCCGGGGTCGGATCTCTGA
- a CDS encoding HAD family hydrolase: protein MGSGLVRVRAAVFDVYRTVLEVGPPPADAPTRWRWLWESTFGGRPRLDLETFLAGCEAVVRRDHGMARARGIAYPEVYWPGVIADVLPELKGLSERSRQAFEVALARLQHTTGLMPGAAPVLRLLLNSGVVLGIASNAQPYTLHELNDALTAVGLGANVFQGDLTFWSFQHGFSKPDPHVFQVLNARLRARGIEMAETMMVGDRMDNDIVPSRQCGWATFLLDPTAGVGSEGAGDWQRMAHWLDGRLGA, encoded by the coding sequence ATGGGATCTGGACTCGTAAGAGTGCGGGCGGCGGTTTTCGACGTGTACCGTACGGTGCTGGAGGTGGGGCCTCCGCCGGCGGATGCGCCGACGCGATGGCGATGGTTGTGGGAGAGCACCTTTGGGGGGCGGCCGCGTCTGGACCTGGAGACCTTTCTGGCGGGGTGCGAGGCGGTGGTGCGACGGGACCACGGGATGGCGCGGGCGCGGGGCATCGCCTATCCCGAGGTGTACTGGCCCGGGGTGATCGCCGATGTGCTGCCGGAACTGAAGGGGCTGTCGGAACGATCGCGCCAGGCGTTCGAGGTGGCCCTGGCGCGGTTGCAGCACACGACGGGGTTGATGCCGGGGGCGGCGCCGGTGCTGCGGTTGCTGCTCAATTCCGGGGTGGTGCTGGGGATTGCCTCGAACGCCCAGCCGTACACGCTGCACGAATTGAACGATGCCCTGACGGCGGTGGGCTTGGGGGCGAACGTGTTTCAGGGCGATCTGACGTTCTGGTCCTTTCAGCACGGGTTCAGCAAGCCGGACCCGCATGTCTTTCAGGTGCTCAACGCCCGGTTACGGGCGCGGGGGATCGAGATGGCGGAGACGATGATGGTCGGGGACCGGATGGACAACGACATCGTGCCGTCCAGGCAGTGTGGGTGGGCGACCTTCCTGCTGGATCCGACGGCCGGGGTGGGTTCGGAGGGGGCGGGGGATTGGCAGCGGATGGCGCACTGGCTGGACGGGCGGCTGGGGGCGTGA
- a CDS encoding sigma-70 family RNA polymerase sigma factor: MSPEAELARLYDAHATALYAFGMSLTRDQDDTRDLLQEVFVRLARDPSRLLGLRDERHYLLRLLHNAAIDLFRRRHTRAAASEALAAQPRPTFAPSPDPDEQVHRDALALALSELPPEQRQVLHLKLWENLTFEAIADLLRIPLNTAASRYRYGLDKLRHRLRPLYEEIR, encoded by the coding sequence ATGTCCCCCGAAGCCGAACTGGCAAGGCTCTACGACGCCCATGCCACCGCCCTGTACGCCTTCGGCATGAGTCTCACCCGCGACCAGGACGACACCCGCGATCTGCTTCAGGAGGTGTTCGTCCGCCTCGCCCGCGATCCGTCCCGCCTCCTCGGTCTCCGCGACGAGCGGCACTATCTCCTACGCCTCCTCCACAATGCCGCCATCGACCTCTTCCGCCGCCGCCACACCCGCGCCGCCGCCTCCGAAGCCCTCGCCGCCCAACCCCGCCCCACCTTCGCCCCGTCCCCCGACCCGGACGAACAGGTCCATCGTGACGCCCTCGCCCTCGCCCTCTCGGAACTGCCCCCGGAACAACGCCAGGTGCTCCACCTCAAGCTCTGGGAAAACCTCACCTTCGAGGCCATCGCCGATCTCCTCCGCATCCCCCTCAACACCGCCGCCAGTCGCTACCGCTACGGCTTAGACAAACTCCGCCACCGCCTGCGTCCTCTCTACGAAGAGATCCGATGA